In the genome of Methanomassiliicoccaceae archaeon, one region contains:
- a CDS encoding oxidoreductase produces MAEKWDWHNDVVPRIDGKRVVVTGGASGLGAYIAEALCAKGASVVLADRDVKGAETVAGKIASSVPRADVSVRFLDLADPVTIEDFATWYMSEYSTLDILVNNAGIMTPPYGKTVKGFESQLGVNHLGHFTLAYHLLPVLASTPGSRLVTQTSIVHRGGKINFKDINSERSYSPWKAYKQSKLATLLFSRELDRRLRSLGMEAPVSVASHPGLVDTQLYRNRERMRRWLKPFMHELEAGAMPALRAALDPEARGGQLYGTDGWMEFKGRAILVRPHGKGKNTDLASKVWELSENMTGLDFSARLRECASGDR; encoded by the coding sequence ATGGCTGAAAAATGGGATTGGCATAACGATGTTGTGCCCCGCATAGACGGGAAACGCGTTGTGGTGACCGGGGGCGCATCGGGACTGGGCGCATACATCGCCGAAGCTCTCTGCGCCAAAGGGGCATCTGTCGTATTGGCCGACAGGGATGTAAAAGGCGCGGAAACTGTTGCCGGGAAGATCGCCTCCTCTGTGCCCCGAGCCGATGTTTCCGTCCGTTTTCTTGACTTGGCAGACCCTGTTACGATAGAGGATTTCGCAACCTGGTACATGTCCGAATACAGCACTTTGGACATACTCGTGAACAACGCCGGGATCATGACGCCGCCCTACGGCAAGACCGTCAAAGGATTCGAATCCCAGTTGGGAGTCAACCATCTGGGACATTTCACTCTCGCATACCACCTTCTGCCTGTCCTGGCCTCGACTCCCGGGTCCCGCCTCGTCACCCAGACCTCCATCGTGCACCGCGGAGGAAAAATCAATTTCAAAGATATCAATTCCGAGAGATCGTACAGTCCCTGGAAGGCGTACAAGCAGAGCAAGCTGGCCACGCTGCTCTTCTCCCGGGAGCTTGACAGACGCCTAAGGTCTCTGGGAATGGAGGCTCCGGTCAGCGTAGCCAGCCACCCCGGCCTGGTCGACACCCAGTTGTACCGGAACAGAGAGAGGATGAGAAGATGGCTCAAACCGTTCATGCACGAACTGGAGGCCGGCGCAATGCCGGCCCTCCGCGCGGCCCTGGACCCGGAGGCCCGGGGAGGCCAGCTCTACGGCACCGACGGTTGGATGGAGTTCAAGGGCCGGGCCATTCTGGTACGGCCTCACGGAAAGGGGAAAAACACGGACCTGGCCTCCAAGGTGTGGGAGCTTTCCGAAAATATGACCGGACTGGACTTCTCGGCCCGTCTGCGTGAGTGCGCGTCGGGCGATCGGTGA
- a CDS encoding iron ABC transporter permease has translation MNIDENSCEEEKIRTIIVKRLLFISFLLIAVISIFCYSVTVGTAEISVSDVYKTLVNFLLPGTFDISDRMRMIIIDIRLPRILMALIGGAVLAIGGCLTQSILRNPLATPYTLGVSSGAGFGAAIAILTGMSLASNIAGVIANSFFFALIPIAIILTAGRMRNLAPATMVLCGVAISYIFSAANTLLQFFGEPNAVKAVVFWMVGDLNNIFIWHIPFVLVTLMMCLAASAYLSKNINAMRLGDDTARSLGVNTEAVRTVTLLVACLSTAMVVCFTGSIGFICLLAPHISRIFVGGDMRYLIPASALCGSAILLLADLGAKVLAEPIMLPVGAITAMVGGPLLLFLLLRRKSDNAV, from the coding sequence TTGAATATCGATGAAAACAGCTGCGAAGAAGAGAAGATCAGAACTATTATTGTGAAAAGGCTGCTGTTCATATCATTCCTGCTCATCGCCGTAATCTCCATCTTTTGCTACTCGGTCACCGTCGGCACAGCTGAGATATCTGTATCGGACGTCTACAAGACCCTTGTAAACTTCCTGCTGCCGGGAACCTTCGACATCAGCGACAGGATGAGGATGATCATCATCGACATCAGGCTCCCCCGGATACTTATGGCCCTGATCGGCGGGGCGGTCCTGGCAATAGGAGGATGTCTCACACAGTCCATACTGAGGAACCCTTTGGCGACACCCTATACATTGGGCGTGTCGTCGGGCGCGGGCTTCGGGGCGGCGATAGCGATACTGACGGGCATGTCCCTGGCCTCGAACATAGCAGGCGTGATAGCGAACTCCTTCTTCTTCGCACTCATACCGATAGCGATCATCCTTACGGCGGGACGGATGAGAAACCTGGCGCCGGCCACCATGGTACTCTGCGGTGTCGCCATCTCATACATATTCAGCGCGGCCAACACGCTCCTGCAGTTTTTCGGGGAACCGAACGCCGTGAAGGCGGTAGTGTTCTGGATGGTGGGAGATCTCAACAATATCTTCATCTGGCACATCCCGTTCGTCCTTGTAACCCTGATGATGTGCCTGGCCGCCTCGGCCTACCTGTCGAAGAACATCAACGCGATGAGGCTCGGCGACGATACCGCACGAAGCCTGGGCGTCAACACCGAGGCCGTCAGAACGGTCACTCTGCTCGTCGCATGTCTTTCCACCGCGATGGTGGTATGCTTTACAGGCTCCATAGGCTTCATATGTCTGCTGGCGCCGCATATCTCGCGGATCTTCGTAGGCGGAGACATGAGATACCTTATACCCGCATCCGCGCTGTGCGGTTCCGCGATCCTGCTCCTGGCAGACCTGGGCGCAAAGGTCTTGGCAGAACCGATAATGCTCCCGGTAGGCGCCATTACCGCCATGGTCGGCGGCCCGCTGCTTTTATTTCTGCTACTTAGGAGGAAGAGCGACAATGCGGTCTGA
- a CDS encoding ABC transporter ATP-binding protein: MNLQAEDIEFSYGRSQILKGIGFELRPGEVLGIIGPNGSGKTTLIKCINRILEPSQGKVTIDSRDVLSMKVRDVARIMGYVPQASLDDLASPTVFEVVMMGRMPYSSWQSNKNDQELTWKALEDVDMKRFASVPFRQLSSGQMQRVLIARALAQEARILLLDEPTSNLDIKFQREIMDVIIGLVRTKNVSACMILHDMDAAMKYCDKAVIVDGGAVTAAGDTEEVLTAENIMRTFGVKVAIDRNYGRPHIIVL, encoded by the coding sequence GTGAACTTACAGGCAGAGGATATCGAATTTTCATACGGGAGGTCCCAAATTCTTAAGGGCATCGGATTCGAGCTCAGACCGGGCGAGGTGCTCGGGATAATCGGGCCGAACGGTTCGGGGAAGACCACGCTGATAAAATGCATCAACAGGATACTGGAACCTTCCCAGGGCAAGGTCACCATAGATTCCCGGGATGTCCTTTCGATGAAGGTGCGCGACGTCGCACGCATCATGGGCTACGTGCCGCAGGCATCTCTTGACGACCTTGCATCGCCGACGGTGTTCGAGGTCGTCATGATGGGCAGGATGCCTTATTCTTCATGGCAGTCCAATAAGAACGACCAGGAATTGACGTGGAAGGCCCTTGAGGACGTGGATATGAAAAGATTCGCCTCTGTCCCGTTCCGCCAGCTCAGCAGCGGCCAGATGCAGAGGGTGCTCATCGCAAGGGCCCTGGCCCAGGAGGCGAGGATCCTGCTGCTGGACGAGCCCACCAGCAACCTGGACATCAAATTCCAGAGAGAGATCATGGATGTCATCATCGGGCTGGTGAGGACCAAGAACGTCAGCGCATGCATGATACTCCATGATATGGACGCCGCCATGAAATATTGCGACAAAGCGGTCATAGTGGACGGGGGGGCCGTTACGGCCGCGGGCGATACCGAAGAAGTGCTGACCGCCGAAAATATCATGAGGACGTTCGGGGTAAAAGTCGCCATCGACCGCAACTACGGGCGCCCCCACATAATCGTCCTGTAA
- a CDS encoding NifB/NifX family molybdenum-iron cluster-binding protein gives MKIIVPVEGASGISEISGSLGRAPYYLFYDTEVGVATYLENPVADSPSGAGVGAAQTITDAGADVLLTLRCGDRAYEVLREAGIKVFLAPSGDAGSGIEAYLQGRLSELTDFHEGHHHGAV, from the coding sequence ATGAAGATAATCGTACCGGTCGAAGGAGCATCAGGAATTTCGGAGATCAGCGGATCCCTGGGAAGGGCACCGTATTATTTGTTTTACGATACAGAGGTGGGAGTTGCGACGTATCTTGAGAACCCCGTTGCGGACAGCCCCTCGGGGGCCGGCGTCGGGGCTGCGCAGACCATAACCGATGCAGGTGCGGACGTCCTTCTGACCCTCAGATGCGGCGACCGCGCTTACGAAGTGCTCAGGGAAGCGGGGATCAAGGTTTTTCTAGCCCCTTCCGGAGATGCGGGGTCCGGCATAGAAGCATACCTCCAAGGCCGTTTGTCCGAGCTGACAGACTTCCACGAGGGGCACCATCACGGGGCGGTATGA
- a CDS encoding SemiSWEET transporter encodes MDQITIIGLAAGLITTMGYVPQVIKGYRSGRMEDVSLFMPAFLMVGMGLWLIYGIFLGDLPIMLWNAVSVALNAAMIIMKVRYGKKRKNKAEVTR; translated from the coding sequence ATGGACCAGATAACCATCATAGGGCTGGCGGCAGGCCTGATCACCACAATGGGATACGTACCTCAGGTGATCAAGGGATACCGCAGCGGGCGCATGGAGGACGTCTCTCTTTTCATGCCCGCGTTCCTCATGGTGGGCATGGGCCTCTGGCTCATCTACGGCATCTTTCTCGGGGACCTTCCGATAATGCTCTGGAACGCCGTATCCGTGGCCCTCAACGCGGCGATGATAATAATGAAGGTCCGTTACGGCAAGAAAAGAAAAAATAAGGCGGAAGTCACTCGCTGA
- a CDS encoding MBL fold metallo-hydrolase codes for MKVFVLVENTSGPGGPEGEHGLSLYIKMKKTVFLFDTGQSDRFVRNAEILGADLREVDAAVISHGHYDHGGGMAAFLAANGHAPVYVHRRAFETHLSLRSDGSYADIGLDPGLEHNGRVVLTDGETNISEGAVLFCDVGNACPVPSGNGNLFLKIENDLRPDDFAHEQSLILEEEGKTVLISGCSHRGIANIVEKARDIMGRYPDTVIGGFHLKTRSCGPDAGSEARSVSEVLLKTGADFYTGHCTGETAYGHMKEALGDRLSALKTGDVLEI; via the coding sequence ATGAAAGTCTTTGTTCTGGTCGAGAACACTTCGGGTCCGGGCGGGCCGGAGGGAGAGCACGGGCTCAGCCTTTACATAAAAATGAAGAAGACGGTCTTTCTTTTCGATACGGGGCAGAGCGACAGATTCGTCCGCAACGCGGAGATCCTGGGAGCAGACCTCCGGGAAGTCGATGCGGCCGTAATATCGCACGGCCACTACGACCACGGCGGCGGAATGGCCGCTTTCCTGGCGGCCAACGGGCACGCCCCGGTATACGTTCACAGAAGGGCGTTCGAAACCCATCTTTCCCTGAGGTCCGACGGAAGCTATGCGGACATAGGTCTCGACCCGGGCCTCGAACACAACGGGCGCGTGGTCCTAACGGACGGGGAGACGAATATCTCCGAGGGAGCGGTGCTTTTCTGCGATGTGGGAAACGCGTGTCCGGTTCCGAGCGGCAACGGCAACCTTTTTTTGAAAATCGAAAACGACCTTCGCCCGGATGATTTCGCACACGAACAGAGCCTGATCCTGGAGGAGGAAGGCAAGACCGTCCTGATCTCCGGATGTTCTCATCGCGGGATCGCAAACATCGTGGAGAAGGCACGGGATATCATGGGCAGGTATCCGGACACGGTGATCGGAGGCTTCCACCTCAAGACACGGTCCTGCGGTCCAGATGCCGGATCGGAGGCGCGTAGCGTTTCCGAGGTCCTTCTGAAGACCGGCGCCGATTTCTACACCGGCCACTGCACGGGCGAGACGGCATACGGGCACATGAAAGAGGCCCTGGGAGACCGCTTATCCGCACTGAAAACGGGAGACGTTCTTGAGATATGA
- a CDS encoding DUF134 domain-containing protein, with the protein MPRPKKWRNVCCLPESREYGPLDRVPCTAETIRMTVEEYEAFRLIDHVGMTQEECAERMCVSRTTVQDIYSKARRKLACSLVEGAPLIIEGGQYRICEHNEGCCRRKACRHACRSVTLVLSEEQEAKK; encoded by the coding sequence ATGCCGCGTCCGAAGAAATGGAGGAACGTATGCTGCCTTCCCGAAAGCAGGGAATACGGTCCGCTCGACAGGGTCCCGTGTACCGCAGAGACCATCAGGATGACGGTCGAGGAATACGAGGCCTTCCGTCTCATAGATCATGTCGGGATGACACAGGAGGAATGCGCCGAGCGCATGTGCGTCTCACGCACAACGGTGCAGGACATTTACAGCAAGGCCCGGCGGAAGTTGGCTTGCTCCCTTGTTGAGGGGGCCCCTCTGATCATCGAGGGCGGACAGTACCGCATATGCGAGCACAACGAGGGCTGCTGCAGGCGCAAGGCGTGCAGACACGCCTGCAGGAGCGTAACGTTAGTATTATCAGAAGAACAGGAGGCGAAAAAATGA
- a CDS encoding NifB/NifX family molybdenum-iron cluster-binding protein produces the protein MRIVVASDGENVTGHFGHCGSFRTFDAENGKITAAGAIENPGHRPNFLPMFLKENGADVIISGGMGAAAVDLFNKNGIEVIIGAAGDARTAAERYLKGDLKSTGSVCHEHMHHDDCGE, from the coding sequence ATGAGAATAGTAGTAGCAAGCGACGGAGAGAATGTGACAGGACATTTCGGACACTGCGGATCGTTCAGGACGTTCGACGCGGAGAACGGCAAGATAACTGCGGCGGGCGCGATAGAAAATCCGGGGCACCGTCCCAATTTCCTTCCGATGTTCCTGAAAGAGAACGGAGCGGACGTGATCATATCGGGAGGGATGGGCGCGGCCGCCGTCGACCTGTTCAATAAAAACGGGATCGAAGTGATAATCGGCGCCGCGGGAGACGCCAGGACGGCGGCGGAGAGATATCTGAAGGGAGACCTCAAGTCCACCGGTTCGGTGTGCCACGAGCACATGCACCACGACGATTGCGGCGAATGA
- a CDS encoding ATP-binding protein has translation MKVAVLSGKGGTGKTMLSVNLAAASGPSTYVDCDVEEPNGHLFFKPDESSEETVSVLVPRADRNECDGCMACVRFCRYHALAYSLDRLTVFDDMCHSCGGCAEICPRKAITEHPREVGVVRTGRSGDVSVYTGTMNVGEAAGLPVIRRLLEMTALSYDENIFIDCPPGSSCSVMECIKDADFCVLVAEPTIFGAHNLEMVSELVRVFGRPYGVVLNKVIENERDPSEEYCLDNGLPILGRIPFDIGLGRICSEAGIASRENVVFERMFREIYEKMTEMVSR, from the coding sequence GTGAAGGTCGCGGTGCTCAGCGGCAAGGGAGGCACCGGTAAGACGATGTTGTCCGTGAACCTTGCGGCGGCCTCGGGACCGTCGACTTATGTCGACTGCGACGTCGAGGAGCCCAATGGCCATCTTTTTTTCAAGCCTGATGAATCATCCGAGGAGACGGTATCGGTACTCGTGCCAAGGGCCGATCGCAATGAATGCGACGGATGCATGGCATGCGTCCGATTCTGCAGATATCATGCACTTGCATACTCCCTCGACCGCCTGACTGTGTTCGACGACATGTGCCACTCTTGTGGCGGATGCGCCGAGATATGCCCCCGGAAAGCCATAACCGAACACCCGAGGGAGGTGGGCGTCGTCAGGACGGGGAGGTCGGGAGACGTCTCCGTTTACACGGGGACCATGAACGTCGGCGAGGCGGCGGGACTGCCCGTGATTCGCAGGCTCCTGGAAATGACGGCATTGTCCTATGATGAAAATATATTCATCGACTGTCCGCCGGGGAGCTCCTGTTCTGTCATGGAATGCATAAAGGATGCCGACTTCTGCGTTTTGGTAGCAGAGCCGACGATATTCGGAGCCCACAACCTGGAAATGGTATCCGAACTCGTCCGTGTATTCGGTAGGCCGTACGGGGTGGTCCTCAACAAGGTCATCGAAAATGAAAGAGATCCGTCCGAGGAATACTGTCTCGATAACGGCCTGCCGATACTGGGCAGGATTCCTTTCGACATCGGGCTCGGCAGGATATGTTCCGAGGCCGGGATCGCTTCGAGGGAGAATGTCGTATTCGAACGGATGTTCCGCGAGATTTATGAAAAGATGACGGAGATGGTCTCCCGATGA
- a CDS encoding 4Fe-4S binding protein has product MKQLLILSGKGGTGKTTVASAMIRMSEAPACADCDVDAPNLHLVLGYGEDAERKDYFGLPKARIDKDLCTMCGICSDKCRFGAIDMGDRAEVNPYACEGCGLCKAVCPSDAIEMLPSVAGDLMLYSDTERGIFSTARLRIGNGTTGLLVTEVKKQMKKAAGNAPFAIIDGSPGIGCPVIASITGVHTVLVVAEPSLSGISDMERVLDTADRLGPRTAVCVNRSDTNPAMTERIRSLCSGRGVPYLGEIPYDPKAVDAVNRGLTLADVECPAGEAVRTIFGKIVKLMEGGEGV; this is encoded by the coding sequence ATGAAACAGCTTCTCATCCTGAGCGGCAAAGGCGGTACGGGAAAGACGACGGTGGCAAGTGCTATGATACGCATGTCCGAAGCGCCGGCATGCGCAGACTGCGACGTGGACGCGCCGAACCTCCACCTTGTGCTCGGATACGGCGAAGATGCGGAAAGGAAGGATTATTTCGGTCTTCCCAAGGCCCGCATCGACAAGGACCTCTGCACAATGTGCGGCATATGTTCCGACAAGTGCCGTTTCGGAGCTATCGATATGGGCGATCGCGCAGAGGTGAACCCCTATGCCTGCGAGGGATGCGGGCTCTGCAAGGCGGTGTGCCCGTCTGATGCCATCGAAATGCTCCCGTCAGTCGCCGGAGACCTGATGCTCTACTCGGACACGGAAAGGGGGATATTTTCGACGGCACGGCTGAGGATAGGCAACGGTACGACCGGGCTTCTGGTCACAGAGGTCAAGAAACAGATGAAAAAGGCCGCCGGAAATGCTCCTTTCGCCATTATAGACGGGTCGCCGGGGATAGGGTGCCCCGTTATCGCTTCGATCACGGGCGTACATACTGTGCTGGTCGTGGCCGAGCCCTCCCTGTCGGGCATCAGCGACATGGAGAGGGTGCTGGATACCGCCGACCGTCTGGGCCCCCGGACGGCCGTATGCGTCAACAGGTCCGACACGAATCCCGCCATGACCGAACGGATAAGGTCGCTGTGCTCCGGAAGAGGCGTGCCCTACCTGGGAGAAATACCGTATGACCCCAAGGCAGTGGATGCCGTGAACAGGGGGCTTACCCTGGCGGACGTGGAATGTCCTGCGGGAGAGGCCGTACGAACCATATTCGGAAAGATCGTGAAACTGATGGAAGGGGGGGAGGGCGTATGA
- a CDS encoding FmdE family protein, which translates to MNEELWNECVRFHGHACPGLAMGFRASEVAAETLGVPLEKVRDEEIVCVVENDACGIDAVQAIYSCTAGKGNLLFRITGKQAYSFFDRRSGKKVRVLIDGDFGEMCREDLMNHILTAPEEEVVKVKTPVFDIPETAKIFYSVRCESCGELAREDKVRWQDGKQVCLDCFRDYSRNYF; encoded by the coding sequence GTGAACGAAGAGCTCTGGAACGAATGCGTAAGATTCCACGGACATGCATGTCCCGGATTGGCCATGGGATTCAGAGCGTCCGAGGTGGCCGCAGAGACGCTCGGGGTCCCGTTGGAAAAAGTCCGAGACGAAGAGATCGTATGTGTCGTCGAAAACGACGCGTGCGGCATAGATGCGGTGCAGGCGATCTATTCGTGCACCGCCGGGAAAGGGAACCTGCTGTTCAGAATAACCGGCAAGCAGGCCTATTCCTTTTTCGACAGGAGGTCGGGGAAGAAGGTCAGGGTACTGATCGACGGGGACTTCGGCGAAATGTGCAGGGAAGATTTAATGAACCACATCCTCACCGCGCCGGAAGAGGAGGTAGTGAAAGTGAAAACCCCGGTGTTCGACATCCCGGAGACGGCCAAGATATTCTACAGCGTGAGGTGCGAATCCTGCGGAGAGCTGGCCAGAGAGGACAAGGTCCGCTGGCAGGACGGGAAACAGGTATGTCTGGACTGCTTCAGAGACTACAGCAGGAATTATTTCTGA
- the heR gene encoding heliorhodopsin HeR has translation MNDAVSDDIKFQKLRRFNLIMGFFHFIQAAIMLAIANYDVQMSFTTSYIDATAGFPPVGPGAAQVLFSVPLGPMVAVFLLMSAIAHLSIATFGFDWYVKNLKMNMNKARWFEYALSSSFMLVVIAWLCGMFDFVSIIMLFSLNACMNLFGYMMEAHNQNTKKTDWTSFIFGCFAGLVPWVALIMYFTGVTGGSPPAFVYGIMVSIAFFFNIFAVNMILQYKKVGKWKDYLYGERVYIILSLVAKTALAWQVFAGTMVG, from the coding sequence ATGAACGACGCTGTATCAGACGATATAAAGTTCCAGAAGCTTAGACGGTTCAACCTGATAATGGGATTCTTCCATTTCATCCAGGCCGCCATAATGCTCGCGATAGCGAACTACGACGTGCAGATGAGTTTCACCACTTCGTACATCGACGCCACCGCCGGATTCCCTCCCGTCGGGCCCGGAGCCGCTCAAGTTTTATTCAGCGTGCCCTTGGGACCGATGGTGGCCGTATTCCTGCTGATGTCGGCTATAGCCCATCTCTCGATCGCCACGTTCGGGTTCGACTGGTACGTTAAGAACCTCAAGATGAACATGAACAAGGCCCGCTGGTTCGAGTACGCGTTGTCCTCTTCATTCATGTTGGTGGTGATAGCCTGGCTTTGCGGCATGTTCGACTTCGTATCCATCATAATGCTGTTCTCCCTGAACGCATGCATGAACCTGTTCGGCTACATGATGGAGGCGCACAACCAGAACACCAAGAAGACGGATTGGACCTCGTTCATATTCGGATGCTTCGCCGGGCTCGTCCCCTGGGTCGCGCTGATCATGTACTTCACCGGCGTCACCGGAGGCTCCCCTCCTGCGTTCGTCTACGGTATCATGGTCTCGATCGCTTTCTTCTTCAACATATTCGCGGTCAACATGATCCTGCAGTACAAGAAGGTCGGAAAGTGGAAGGACTACCTCTACGGCGAGAGGGTGTATATCATACTGAGCCTGGTGGCCAAGACCGCCCTGGCCTGGCAGGTGTTCGCCGGGACCATGGTCGGCTGA
- a CDS encoding methyltransferase domain-containing protein, which translates to MRSDPIPVIREWEHARCRHPFFAEGLSEKDIDKIWDDSAETYGDGTLSEIHDMITEFLVSEGYVSRNKDLLDIGCGPGTYSLRLSPSVKGILAIDKSARMLERLDGICGTEGITNIRTECADWDVYVPKRKYDIAFSSLCPPVNSSVSILKMEMCSSDTCIYISSMSKDRDSIYFEIWRELGREYTYEGYDTGFPLRFLKSIGREPILKKFEIETCSESEPGRLAEFYKRKFLLYRDEREISKAIEDVVGSHAEEGVVRTEQMNRLGLLIWRPSQ; encoded by the coding sequence ATGCGGTCTGATCCTATTCCGGTGATAAGAGAGTGGGAACATGCCAGGTGCAGACATCCCTTCTTCGCCGAGGGGCTTTCCGAGAAAGACATCGATAAAATATGGGATGATTCCGCCGAGACGTACGGGGACGGGACGCTTTCGGAGATCCACGACATGATAACGGAATTCCTCGTCTCAGAAGGATACGTGAGCAGGAACAAAGACCTGCTGGACATCGGATGCGGACCCGGGACGTATTCCCTAAGGTTATCGCCGTCGGTGAAAGGCATACTTGCGATCGACAAGTCCGCACGCATGCTGGAGCGTCTCGACGGCATATGCGGGACCGAAGGGATAACCAACATCCGCACCGAATGCGCGGACTGGGATGTTTACGTTCCGAAAAGGAAGTACGACATTGCCTTCTCCTCGCTCTGCCCTCCGGTAAATTCTTCTGTCTCGATCCTTAAAATGGAGATGTGCTCAAGCGATACATGCATATACATTTCTTCGATGTCCAAAGACAGGGATTCGATTTATTTCGAGATCTGGAGAGAGCTCGGCAGGGAATACACCTATGAGGGTTACGACACGGGTTTTCCTTTACGTTTTCTGAAATCCATAGGCAGGGAACCCATCTTAAAAAAATTTGAGATCGAGACTTGCAGCGAGAGCGAACCCGGCAGGCTCGCAGAATTCTACAAGCGGAAATTCCTTCTCTACAGGGACGAACGCGAGATTTCAAAGGCGATCGAAGACGTGGTCGGTTCGCATGCGGAGGAAGGCGTGGTCCGTACCGAGCAGATGAACCGCCTGGGACTTCTGATATGGCGCCCATCTCAATGA